A single Ammospiza caudacuta isolate bAmmCau1 chromosome 14, bAmmCau1.pri, whole genome shotgun sequence DNA region contains:
- the AMER1 gene encoding APC membrane recruitment protein 1, translating to METGSPEERDGADRRRQEGGDGPPDSADGSVLAAEPQQPPPGKLRKTAFKLFGGKRSICTLPSFFGGRGKKGLSKCKTHDGLSGAACDKGGAARPGSPAEGGRDGQPGPLPGSRSAQLAPDSGGRAEAGQQDGSPPGSIEGCDKKPNGEKSSCPRPKKGLKGFFNSIRRHRKSKAAESEKAELPEWNGDTEEAGNAPGMGAESRGAVESRGAGPGPEATAGPGDSGGDSSCGEATEPTGPAADGGTPEGDTVAVPGNGDVPDTKSEPEAAACAEFDRESLLLAFHPDFMDSEPPCLHSGDLLSLMLGDVTSLKSFDSLTGCGDDIAEPDIAESSISVERSRDAAKRSSCLVTYQGGGEEMAIPEEAEEYLQQVWDGGVPGDRSHGAQVSSSSLETHASHEADANPYVGDAMDGVDLLTPQSDQQESAPNSDEGYYDSTTPGPEDEAGEELKKDRLPRDSYSGDALYEFDTLMSPCHGEESLFEGKVPRQGIFSYFMDFCLPAEKSLIQQMMDQKRGLMESEEEGLAAIQKELLYWELQREPVLKRLDVSSKEKCPREKQCIECKTRAASSTGKSQSGLGSEQVASHTPGRAVNGGVAVARAENAEWRDFPGTRCLENCYNSQKAPGSCLIQLTKNNPGFDADPDCGMFGDPIHGSKAGMFPAFRLPEQEHGGGAEPGPGEPQVGSEPEHAVNFSQALVEFASSGTLFSSLSESLGSSASSSSFTQNLPALPTMVTFDVVDVEQDGEGECEQHPELTAGEDIAEAFDDGYGQKESLAECDERMSLAFSPGSFQSCNWGVASLPRHLRLHGLSPSMPAPLSVDRRSRSLDTESLEFELAEPPGARSAPQPCRLWARKDSAGARRSRSKEEGELLAPEGGLSWPGLRHLQRGPEAAPGGMELWDLAPAGAVESVWEPSEPPDTVSPFLPLSQCGAVGEAPERRPQEAELSRLPLRPSNLPLQAEPRRAREAAGSFRYPGDVPKLSRLLPLGEAELPPSFGFACSPEHRARGKPVGIAQGVPQHPGNGSGDTESPERCTEPLKGRATPGHGPCRGTVCSVTQAE from the coding sequence ATGGAAACGGGCAGCCCGGAGGAGCGGGACGGAGCGGACCGGCGGCGGCAGGAGGGCGGGGACGGCCCTCCCGACAGCGCCGACGGCTCCGTGCTGGCGGCCGAGCCGCAGCAGCCGCCCCCCGGCAAGCTGAGGAAAACGGCCTTCAAGCTGTTCGGGGGCAAGCGCAGCATCTGCACCCTGCCCAGCTTCTTCGGCGGCCGCGGCAAGAAGGGGCTCAGCAAGTGCAAGACCCACGACGGGCTGAGCGGCGCCGCCTGTGACAAGGGCGGTGCGGCGCGGCCGGGCAGCCCCGCGGAGGGCGGCAGGGACGGGCAGCCCgggcccctgcccggctcccgcAGCGCCCAGCTGGCCCCGGACAGCGGCGGCAGGGCGGAGGCGGGCCAGCAGGACGGCTCTCCCCCCGGCAGCATCGAGGGCTGTGACAAAAAGCCCAACGGGGAGAAATCCTCGTGCCCCAGACCCAAGAAAGGGCTGAAAGGGTTTTTTAACAGCATCCGGCGGCACCGGAAGAGCAAGGCAGCCGAGAGTGAGAAGGCGGAGCTCCCCGAGTGGAACGGGGACACCGAGGAGGCCGGGaatgcccctgggatgggagcagagaGCCGAGGGGCCGTGGagagcaggggagcagggccGGGCCCTGAGGCCACGGCCGGCCCAGGGGACTCGGGGGGCGACTCCAGCTGTGGGGAGGCCACCGAGCCCACGGGCCCCGCAGCTGATGGAGGCACCCCCGAGGGTGACACGGTGGCCGTGCCAGGGAACGGGGACGTTCCGGATACAAAATCAGAGCCCGAGGCTGCTGCCTGCGCTGAGTTTGACCGTGAGAGTTTGCTGCTGGCCTTCCACCCTGACTTCATGGACAGCGAGCCTCCCTGCCTGCACTCCGGGGACCTGCTGAGCCTCATGCTGGGGGACGTCACCTCCCTGAAGAGCTTTGACTCGCTGACGGGCTGCGGGGACGACATCGCCGAGCCCGACATCGCCGAGAGCAGCATCTCTGTGGAGCGCAGCCGCGACGCCGCCAAGCGCAGCTCCTGCCTCGTCACCTACCAGGGCGGTGGCGAGGAGATGGCCATCCCTGAGGAGGCTGAGGAGTacctgcagcaggtgtgggACGGCGGCGTGCCGGGGGACAGGAGCCACGGGGCCCAGgtgtccagcagcagcctggagacGCACGCCTCTCACGAGGCCGATGCCAACCCCTACGTGGGGGATGCCATGGATGGCGTTGACCTCCTGACGCCCCAGAGCGACCAGCAGGAGTCTGCCCCAAACAGTGATGAGGGGTATTACGACTCCACCACGCCAGGGCCAGAGGatgaggctggagaggagctcaAGAAGGACCGGCTGCCCCGGGACAGCTACAGTGGCGATGCACTTTATGAGTTTGACACCCTGATGAGCCCCTGTCACGGGGAGGAATCCCTGTTCGAGGGCAAAGTCCCACGCCAGGGCATCTTCAGCTACTTCATGGACTTCTGCCTCCCTGCAGAGAAGAGCCTGATCCAGCAGATGATGGATCAGAAAAGAGGGCTGATGGAAAGTGAAGAGGAGGGGCTTGCAGCCATTCAGAAGGAGCTGCTGtactgggagctgcagagggagccGGTCCTGAAACGCCTGGATGTCTCCAGCAAGGAGAAGTGTCCCCGGGAGAAGCAGTGCATTGAATGTAAAACCAGAGCAGCCAGCTCCACTGGCAAGAGCCAGAGTGGCCTTGGGAGTGAGCAGGTGGCCTCACACACCCCAGGCCGGGCTGTCAATGGTGGGGTTGCAGTGGCTAGGGCTGAAAATGCAGAGTGGAGGGATTTTCCAGGGACTCGGTGTCTGGAAAACTGTTACAACAGCCAAAAAGCCCCTGGAAGTTGCCTTATTCAGCTCACAAAGAACAACCCGGGGTTCGATGCAGACCCGGACTGTGGGATGTTTGGGGACCCCATCCATGGCAGCAAGGCAGGGATGTTCCCTGCGTTCAGGCTGCCCGAGCAGGAGCACGGTGGTGGAGCAGAGCCCGGTCCTGGTGAGCCCCAGGTGGGCAGCGAGCCCGAGCACGCTGTGAACTTCTCCCAGGCTCTGGTGGAGTTTGCCAGCAGCGGGACcctcttctccagcctctctGAGAGCCTGGGGAGCTCGGCCTCCAGCTCATCCTTCACCCAGaacctccctgccctccccaccaTGGTCACCTTCGACGTGGTGGACGTGGAGCAGGACGGGGAAGGGGAGTGTGAGCAGCACCCGGAGCTGACGGCGGGCGAGGACATCGCCGAGGCCTTTGACGATGGCTACGGACAGAAAGAGTCCTTGGCTGAATGTGACGAGAGAATGTCCCTGGCCTTCTCCCCGGGCTCCTTCCAGAGCTGCAACTGGGGCGTGGCCAGCCTGCCCCGCCACCTGCGCCTGcacggcctcagcccctccatGCCCGCGCCGCTCTCCGTGGACCGGCGGAGCCGCTCGCTGGACACCGAGAGCCTGGAGTTCGAGCTGGCCGAGCCGCCCGGGGCCCGCAgcgccccccagccctgccggcTCTGGGCCAGGAAGGACTCTGCCggagccaggaggagcaggagcaagGAGGAGGGCGAGCTGCTGGCTCCCGAGGGTGGCCTGAGCTGGCCGGGCCTGCGGCACCTCCAGCGCGGCCCCGAGGCGGCTCCCGGCgggatggagctctgggacTTGGCCCCGGCTGGCGCTGTGGAGAGCGTGTGGGAGCCCTCGGAGCCGCCGGACACCGTGTCCCCGTTCCTGCCTCTGTCCCAGTGCGGTGCCGTCGGGGAGGCTCCGGAGCGGCGGCCGCAGGAGGCGGAGCTGAGCCGGCTCCCGCTCCGGCCCTCCAACCTCCCCCTGCAGGCCGAGCCCAGGAGGGCCCGGGAGGCCGCCGGGTCCTTCCGCTACCCCGGCGATGTCCCCAAGCTGTCCCGCCTGCTACCcctgggagaggcagagctgcccccgAGCTTTGGCTTTGCCTGCTCCCCGGAGCACCGTGCCAGGGGCAAACCTGTGGGCATTGCCCAGGGCGTGCCACAGCATCCCGGGAATGGCAGCGGGGACACGGAGAGCCCGGAGCGCTGCACCGAGCCCCTCAAGGGCAGGGCCACCCCGGGGCATGGCCCCTGCCGGGGCACCGTGTGCAGTGTCACCCAGGCTGAGTAG
- the ASB12 gene encoding ankyrin repeat and SOCS box protein 12, with protein MEPSPDKMTLMDINKMFSLLQPGDDEEASGESEELSRAVCQDDHEALARLLSQDRYRRLINRRSGWGVPSTPLRLAAARGSERSLRLLLQHGALVDSLDVKAQTPLFVAVSNGHGECVRLLLEAGASPAGSAYNNCSPLLLAARDGRAGIVRLLLEHGAEPNARARLPEWAANTAACSGPLYLAAAYGHLECFRLLLLHGADPDYNCTEPAVLAQIREPKTLLETCLRHGCRPDFIRLLIDFGANVYLPGVPHSDRPGPRSEGLELLLHARAHPKSLLSQSRLAMRRLLKQPGRSAALGELEIPTALAKYLQHQP; from the exons ATGGAGCCCAGCCCCGACAAGATGACCCTGATGGACATCAACAAGATGTTCTCGCTGCTGCAGCCCGGGGATGACGAGGAGGCCAGCGGGGAGAGCGAGGAGCTGAGCCGGGCGGTGTGCCAGGATGACCACGAGGCGCTGGCCCGGCTCCTGTCGCAGGACCGGTACCGGAGGCTGATCAACCGGCGGAGCGGCTGGGGCGTGCCCAGCACCCCGCTGCGCCTGGCGGCGGCTCGGGGCAGCGAGCGGAgcctgcggctgctgctgcagcacggAGCGCTCGTGGACAGCCTGGACGTGAAGGCGCAGACCCCGCTCTTCGTGGCGGTCAGCAACGGGCACGGCGAGTGCgtgcggctgctgctggaggcggGCGCCAGCCCCGCGGGCAGCGCCTACAACAACTGCTcgccgctgctgctggcggCCCGCGACGGCCGGGCGGGCATCgtgcggctgctgctggagcacgGCGCCGAGCCCAACGCGCGGGCCCGCCTGCCCGAGTGGGCGGCCAACACCGCGGCCTGCTCGGGCCCGCTCTATCTGGCGGCCGCCTACGGGCACCTGGAGTGCTTccgcctgctgctgctgcacggCGCCGACCCCGACTACAACTGCACCGAGCCGGCCGTGCTGGCGCAGATCCGCGAGCCCAAGACGCTGCTGGAGACGTGCCTGAGGCATGGCTGCCGCCCCGACTTCATCCGCCTGCTCATCGACTTCGGGGCCAACGTGTACCTGCCCGGCGTGCCTCACAGCgaccggcccggcccgcgcagcgaggggctggagctgctgctgcacgcCAGAG ctcatcccaaatccctgctgtcccagtcCCGGCTGGCCATGAGGCGCCTCCTGAAGCAGCCTGGCCGCTCGGCCGCCCTCGGAGAGCTGGAgatccccacagccctggccaagtacctgcagcaccagccgTGA